One region of Micromonospora lupini genomic DNA includes:
- a CDS encoding MDR family MFS transporter — MSQATASRAPAVDMTHRQILEALSGLLLGLFVAILSSTVISNALPRIITELHGGQSAYTWVVTSALLATTATTPIWGKLADLTSKKTLVQLALAIYVLGSVLAGLAQGTSELIACRVVQGVGAGGLTALAQVIMATMIAPRERGRYSGYLGAVMAVGTIGGPLIGGVIVDTSWLGWRWCFYVGVPFAIAALVVLQKTLHLPVIKRKAQIDWWGATLITAAVSVLLIWVSLAGDQFAWGSWQTVAMVLGALLLGALAIRVETRAAEPVIPPRLFRNRTIALAVVASIAVGVGLFGASIFLGQYFQISRGESPTMAGLMTLPMILGLLVASTVGGRIITRTGRWKRFLVLGSALLTVGFALMGTLRADTSFTLLSVYMALIGVGLGLTMQNLVLAVQNTVGPHELGAASSVVAFFRSLGGAIGVSALGAVLAHKVKDYTADGLAQLGIPASSSGSGGTLPDVHTLPGPLRMVVESAYGHGAGDIFLAAAPFALIALIAVSFIKEVPLRQHSGNPVSDAGDGESNLVSGVVRTGEQR; from the coding sequence ATGAGCCAGGCGACAGCGTCTCGGGCGCCCGCCGTCGACATGACCCACCGGCAGATCCTGGAGGCCCTCTCCGGCCTGCTGCTGGGCCTGTTCGTCGCGATCCTCTCGTCCACGGTCATCTCGAACGCGCTGCCGCGGATCATCACCGAGCTGCACGGCGGCCAGTCCGCGTACACCTGGGTGGTCACCTCGGCCCTGCTCGCGACCACCGCGACCACCCCCATCTGGGGCAAGCTCGCCGACCTGACCAGCAAGAAGACCCTGGTCCAGCTCGCCCTGGCGATCTACGTGCTGGGCTCGGTGCTGGCCGGCCTCGCTCAGGGCACCAGCGAGCTGATCGCGTGCCGGGTGGTCCAGGGCGTCGGCGCCGGCGGCCTCACGGCCCTCGCCCAGGTGATCATGGCGACGATGATCGCGCCGCGCGAGCGAGGCCGCTACAGCGGCTACCTCGGCGCCGTCATGGCCGTCGGCACCATCGGCGGACCGCTGATCGGCGGCGTGATCGTCGACACCTCGTGGCTCGGCTGGCGCTGGTGCTTCTACGTCGGCGTGCCGTTCGCCATCGCCGCGCTCGTCGTGCTCCAGAAGACCCTGCACCTGCCGGTCATCAAGCGCAAGGCGCAGATCGACTGGTGGGGGGCCACGCTGATCACCGCGGCCGTCTCGGTGCTGCTGATCTGGGTCTCCCTCGCCGGCGACCAGTTCGCCTGGGGCTCCTGGCAGACCGTCGCCATGGTCCTCGGCGCCCTGCTCCTCGGCGCGCTCGCCATCCGGGTGGAGACCCGGGCCGCCGAGCCGGTGATCCCGCCGCGGCTGTTCCGTAACCGCACGATCGCCCTCGCCGTCGTCGCCAGCATCGCGGTGGGCGTGGGCCTGTTCGGCGCGTCGATCTTCCTCGGCCAGTACTTCCAGATCAGCCGGGGCGAGTCCCCGACCATGGCCGGCCTGATGACCCTGCCGATGATCCTCGGCCTGCTGGTCGCCTCGACTGTCGGTGGACGGATCATCACGAGGACCGGCCGCTGGAAGCGGTTCCTGGTGCTCGGCTCGGCGCTGCTCACCGTCGGCTTCGCCCTCATGGGCACACTGCGCGCGGACACCAGCTTCACCCTGCTCAGCGTCTACATGGCGCTGATCGGCGTCGGCCTGGGCCTGACCATGCAGAACCTCGTCCTCGCCGTGCAGAACACCGTCGGCCCGCACGAACTGGGCGCCGCCAGCTCGGTGGTGGCGTTCTTCCGCAGTCTGGGCGGCGCGATCGGCGTCTCCGCCCTCGGCGCGGTGCTCGCCCACAAGGTCAAGGACTACACCGCCGACGGGCTGGCCCAGCTCGGCATCCCGGCATCCAGCTCGGGCAGCGGCGGCACCCTGCCCGACGTGCACACCCTGCCCGGTCCGCTGCGGATGGTGGTGGAGAGCGCGTACGGCCACGGCGCCGGTGACATCTTCCTGGCCGCCGCCCCCTTCGCGCTGATCGCGCTGATCGCGGTGAGCTTCATCAAGGAGGTGCCGCTGCGGCAGCACAGCGGCAACCCGGTTTCCGATGCGGGCGACGGGGAATCGAACCTCGTCTCCGGTGTGGTCCGGACCGGCGAGCAGAGGTGA
- a CDS encoding ammonium transporter, translating into MPEAPTIDGANTTWLLVSTALVLLMTPGLALFYGGLNRAKGVLNMMMMSFTAIGLISVLWWFYGFSVAFGTDQSGIIGDPSTYLGTKTFLAESDLWGATTENPSGIGIPLYVFMAFQMVFAVITVALISGAIADRAKIAGWLLFAFGWATLVYFPVAHWVWGGGFIGADLHALDFAGGTAVHINAGAAALAVALVLGKRLGWPREGMKPHNIPLVALGAGLLWFGWFGFNAGSELTVDSVAGLAFINTQLATAAAVLGWIAVEWVKDRKPTMVGASSGAIAGLVAITPACGFIAPWASVLLGIVAGVVCALAVSLKYRFGYDDSLDVVGVHFVGGWIGSLWLGLFATNSVNAAISDVVGASDGLFYGGGATQLGRQALAGLIVTAWSFGIAWVLAFVIEKTIGFRVKGEAEVEGIDIAEHAESSYDLSPAGGGTGGAFAMAGIGTPGGGTPSGATPEAESTEPVSAKVAG; encoded by the coding sequence GTGCCTGAAGCACCGACGATCGACGGCGCCAATACCACGTGGCTGCTGGTTTCGACCGCGCTCGTGCTGCTCATGACCCCCGGACTGGCGCTGTTCTACGGCGGCCTCAACCGGGCCAAGGGCGTACTCAACATGATGATGATGAGCTTCACGGCCATCGGGCTCATCTCTGTTCTGTGGTGGTTCTACGGCTTCAGCGTTGCCTTCGGCACCGATCAGAGCGGCATCATCGGTGACCCGAGCACGTACCTCGGTACCAAGACGTTCCTCGCCGAGTCCGACCTGTGGGGCGCCACGACGGAAAACCCCAGCGGCATCGGCATCCCGCTCTACGTGTTCATGGCCTTCCAGATGGTCTTCGCCGTGATCACCGTCGCGCTGATCAGCGGCGCCATCGCCGACCGGGCCAAGATCGCCGGCTGGCTGCTGTTCGCGTTCGGCTGGGCCACCCTGGTCTACTTCCCTGTCGCCCACTGGGTGTGGGGCGGCGGCTTCATCGGCGCCGACCTCCACGCGCTGGACTTCGCCGGCGGCACCGCGGTGCACATCAACGCCGGTGCGGCGGCCCTGGCCGTGGCGCTGGTGCTCGGCAAGCGGCTCGGCTGGCCCCGCGAGGGCATGAAGCCGCACAACATCCCGCTCGTCGCGCTCGGCGCCGGTCTGCTGTGGTTCGGGTGGTTCGGGTTCAACGCCGGTTCGGAGCTGACCGTCGACTCGGTCGCCGGCCTCGCCTTCATCAACACCCAGCTCGCCACCGCGGCCGCGGTGCTCGGCTGGATCGCGGTCGAGTGGGTCAAGGACCGCAAGCCGACGATGGTGGGCGCCTCGTCCGGTGCCATCGCCGGCCTGGTCGCCATCACCCCGGCCTGTGGTTTCATCGCCCCGTGGGCGTCCGTGCTGCTCGGCATCGTCGCCGGGGTCGTGTGCGCGCTCGCGGTAAGCCTCAAGTACCGGTTCGGCTACGACGACTCCCTCGACGTGGTCGGCGTGCACTTCGTCGGCGGCTGGATCGGCTCGCTCTGGCTGGGCCTGTTCGCCACCAACTCGGTCAACGCCGCGATCAGCGACGTGGTGGGCGCCTCCGACGGCCTGTTCTACGGCGGCGGCGCGACCCAGCTCGGTCGGCAGGCCCTCGCCGGCCTGATCGTCACCGCCTGGTCGTTCGGCATCGCCTGGGTGCTCGCCTTCGTCATCGAGAAGACGATCGGCTTCCGCGTCAAGGGTGAGGCCGAGGTCGAGGGCATCGACATCGCCGAGCACGCCGAGAGCAGCTACGACCTGTCCCCGGCCGGCGGCGGCACGGGCGGCGCGTTCGCGATGGCCGGCATCGGCACCCCCGGTGGCGGCACGCCGAGCGGTGCCACGCCGGAGGCCGAGTCCACCGAGCCGGTCAGCGCCAAGGTCGCCGGTTAA
- the ftsY gene encoding signal recognition particle-docking protein FtsY codes for MAEYLVLALVLLGVLIAGTVGLVVPRLRRRPEPPLPRTEVDTRAEEDLAGPPVEAPESDLSTGVLVEPPPVIEAPAPTVEVPEPTAGRLVRLRSRLSRSQNVFGKGLLGLLARDHLDEDVWEEIEDSLITADVGVEATRDIVDRLRERTRVLGTRSAGELRALLAAELVNALDPGMDRSLRTAPKDGVPAVVLVVGVNGAGKTTTCGKIARVLVADGRTVLLGAADTFRAAAADQLQTWGERVGAETVRGPEAADPASVAFDAVRRGVDTGVDTVLIDTAGRLQNKVGLMDELGKVKRVVEKQGPIDETLLILDATTGQNGLEQARVFTEVVNVTGVVLTKLDGTAKGGIVIAVQRKLGIPVKLVGLGEGKDDLAPFDPAQFVDALLGTEPAGRDA; via the coding sequence ATGGCCGAATATCTCGTCCTCGCTCTGGTCCTGCTCGGTGTGCTGATCGCCGGCACAGTCGGGCTGGTCGTGCCGCGCCTGCGGCGGCGGCCCGAGCCCCCGCTTCCGCGCACCGAGGTCGACACCCGGGCCGAGGAGGATCTCGCCGGCCCGCCGGTCGAGGCACCGGAGTCCGATCTGTCCACAGGTGTCCTGGTCGAGCCGCCACCTGTCATCGAGGCGCCCGCCCCGACCGTGGAGGTGCCCGAGCCGACCGCCGGCCGCCTGGTCCGGCTCCGCTCGCGGCTGTCGCGGTCGCAGAACGTCTTCGGCAAGGGTCTGCTCGGCCTGCTCGCCCGCGACCACCTCGACGAGGACGTCTGGGAGGAGATCGAGGACAGCCTGATCACCGCCGACGTCGGCGTCGAGGCGACCCGCGACATCGTCGACCGGCTGCGCGAGCGGACCCGGGTGCTGGGCACCCGCTCGGCAGGTGAGCTGCGCGCGCTGCTCGCCGCCGAGCTGGTCAACGCCCTCGACCCCGGCATGGACCGTTCGCTGCGGACCGCCCCGAAGGACGGCGTGCCCGCGGTGGTGCTCGTCGTCGGCGTCAACGGCGCCGGCAAGACCACCACCTGCGGCAAGATCGCCCGGGTGCTTGTCGCCGACGGCCGGACCGTGCTGCTCGGGGCCGCCGACACCTTCCGGGCCGCCGCCGCGGACCAGTTGCAGACCTGGGGCGAGCGGGTCGGCGCGGAGACCGTCCGCGGCCCGGAGGCGGCCGACCCGGCAAGCGTCGCGTTCGACGCGGTCCGCCGTGGCGTCGACACGGGCGTGGACACCGTGCTCATCGACACCGCAGGCCGCCTGCAGAACAAGGTCGGCCTCATGGACGAGCTGGGCAAGGTCAAGCGCGTGGTGGAGAAGCAGGGCCCCATCGACGAGACGCTGCTCATCCTCGACGCCACGACCGGTCAGAACGGTCTGGAGCAGGCCCGGGTGTTCACCGAGGTCGTCAACGTGACAGGCGTGGTACTGACCAAGCTCGACGGCACCGCGAAGGGCGGCATCGTGATCGCCGTGCAGCGCAAGCTCGGCATCCCGGTGAAGCTCGTCGGCCTCGGTGAGGGCAAGGACGATCTCGCTCCGTTCGACCCGGCGCAGTTCGTCGACGCGCTGCTGGGCACCGAACCCGCCGGACGGGACGCGTAG
- a CDS encoding universal stress protein: MSVGAPDREEYGPRINPLPFERGTDGPRVVMAGVDGTRTSARAGAYAAGLARRQGATLVVVFVGSSSGITALVPGMDAGAVQRTHDELADELRRECRRAAEQLGIPVTFLCRRGDAYAELCAAADEFQADMVVVGASEQAGHRLVGSVATRLVRKGHWPVVVVP; encoded by the coding sequence ATGAGCGTGGGAGCGCCGGACCGCGAGGAGTACGGCCCTCGGATCAACCCGCTGCCCTTCGAACGGGGCACGGACGGTCCGCGGGTGGTCATGGCGGGCGTGGACGGCACCCGTACCTCCGCGCGGGCCGGCGCCTACGCCGCCGGGCTGGCCCGCCGGCAGGGCGCCACCCTTGTGGTGGTCTTCGTCGGCTCGTCGAGCGGGATCACCGCCCTCGTGCCCGGCATGGACGCCGGCGCGGTCCAGCGCACCCACGACGAGTTGGCCGACGAGCTGCGCCGGGAGTGCAGGCGTGCGGCCGAGCAGTTGGGCATTCCGGTGACCTTCCTGTGCCGCCGCGGCGACGCGTACGCCGAGCTGTGCGCGGCGGCCGACGAGTTCCAGGCCGACATGGTGGTGGTGGGCGCGTCCGAGCAGGCCGGTCACCGGCTGGTCGGCTCGGTCGCCACCCGGCTGGTCCGCAAGGGTCACTGGCCCGTCGTCGTGGTGCCCTGA
- a CDS encoding alkaline phosphatase D family protein: MPAAHLLIGPLLRRVVDTRATIWVETAAPAVVTVRTAHGATGTAPTFSAYEHHYALVVVEGLTPDSATTYEVLVDDEVVWPVRSSGFPPSVIRTRAADDLDQPVSLIFGSCRETTQHATTRKLPPDALDAYARRLMADPESNALPDLLVLLGDQVYADVTSPTVRRLLRRRRRRPKGAPADQVVSFDEYTKLYLESWRDPEIRWLLSTVPSVMIFDDHEIIDDWNTSAAWRAEMREQPWWAERIGSGLASYWVYQHLGNLSPDEIAADPIFAKVAVAEDATSVLREFGHRVDQESDLAHDTERWRAVQYQWSYALDLGRTRLVMLDNRCSRVLEAGSRAMLPPGEWSWFLDQAHGVYDHLVVGASLPWLLPQGIHHIEAWNEKLADSRRPWVARGAEKLRRALDLEHWAAFRRSFEALGETFARIGTGTPRQSGARVGAGPAYAPPASISVLSGDVHHSYVARARFADPTVVTPVHQLTCSPIHNQVPAGIRPLMRLGWSSGPAGATRALARSAGVRRPGVRWRKMAGPYFGNAVATLTHRGRQAEVTIEGTTSDGHLRPVMSRRLSGDD; the protein is encoded by the coding sequence ATGCCCGCCGCACACCTCTTGATCGGCCCACTTCTGCGGCGAGTGGTCGACACCCGGGCGACGATCTGGGTGGAGACCGCCGCGCCCGCCGTGGTCACCGTCCGCACCGCCCACGGCGCCACCGGCACCGCACCCACCTTCTCGGCGTACGAGCACCACTACGCCCTCGTCGTGGTGGAGGGGCTCACCCCGGACAGCGCGACGACCTACGAGGTGCTTGTCGACGACGAGGTGGTCTGGCCGGTCCGGAGCAGCGGCTTTCCGCCGAGCGTGATCCGCACCCGGGCGGCCGACGACCTGGACCAGCCGGTCAGCCTGATCTTCGGCTCCTGTCGGGAGACCACCCAGCACGCCACCACCCGCAAGCTGCCGCCGGACGCGCTTGACGCGTACGCCCGTCGGTTGATGGCCGACCCCGAGTCGAACGCGCTGCCCGACCTGCTGGTGCTGCTCGGTGACCAGGTCTACGCCGACGTCACCTCGCCGACCGTGCGGCGGCTGCTGCGTCGGCGTCGGCGGCGTCCCAAGGGCGCGCCGGCCGACCAGGTGGTGAGCTTCGACGAGTACACCAAGCTCTATCTGGAGTCGTGGCGCGATCCGGAGATCCGTTGGCTGCTCTCGACCGTGCCGAGCGTGATGATCTTCGACGATCACGAGATCATCGACGACTGGAACACCTCGGCGGCGTGGCGTGCCGAGATGCGTGAGCAGCCGTGGTGGGCCGAACGGATCGGCAGCGGGCTTGCCTCGTACTGGGTCTACCAGCACCTGGGCAACCTCTCCCCGGACGAGATCGCCGCCGACCCGATCTTCGCCAAGGTCGCCGTCGCGGAGGACGCCACGAGTGTGCTGCGCGAGTTCGGGCACCGGGTCGACCAGGAGTCCGACCTGGCACACGACACCGAACGCTGGCGCGCGGTGCAGTACCAGTGGAGTTACGCGCTCGACCTGGGGCGCACCCGGCTGGTCATGCTCGACAACCGGTGCAGCCGGGTGCTGGAGGCGGGCAGCCGCGCCATGCTGCCGCCGGGCGAGTGGTCGTGGTTCCTCGACCAGGCGCACGGCGTCTACGACCACCTGGTGGTCGGCGCCTCGCTGCCCTGGCTGCTGCCCCAGGGCATCCACCACATCGAGGCGTGGAACGAGAAGCTTGCCGACTCGCGCCGGCCGTGGGTGGCCCGGGGGGCCGAGAAGCTGCGCCGGGCCCTCGACCTGGAGCACTGGGCGGCGTTCCGGCGCTCGTTCGAGGCGCTCGGGGAGACCTTCGCCCGGATCGGCACCGGCACCCCGAGACAGTCCGGCGCCCGGGTCGGCGCCGGGCCGGCGTACGCCCCACCGGCGTCGATAAGCGTGCTCTCCGGGGACGTGCACCACTCGTACGTGGCCCGGGCCCGGTTCGCCGATCCCACGGTCGTCACACCTGTGCACCAGCTCACCTGTTCGCCGATCCACAACCAGGTGCCGGCAGGCATCCGCCCGCTGATGCGGTTGGGCTGGTCGTCCGGGCCGGCGGGCGCCACCCGGGCGCTGGCCCGCTCGGCGGGTGTCCGACGCCCGGGGGTGCGCTGGCGCAAGATGGCAGGCCCCTACTTCGGCAATGCCGTCGCCACGCTGACCCACCGGGGCCGGCAGGCCGAGGTGACAATCGAGGGCACCACGAGCGACGGGCACCTACGGCCGGTGATGAGTCGCCGCCTCTCCGGCGACGACTGA
- a CDS encoding phosphotransferase, with protein MTTDDRAYAGWRDPGHPSQRLGRPYVTSQEIPLHGGNVSTVVRVGDTVRRNAGPWTPSVHALLRHLEYVGFTGAPRALGMDERNREVLSYLEGECGEYPLAPHWVTDEALVTVATMLRMFHDAQYGFAPPPNAVWRSFGPPPPDTEVICHHDAAPHNVIWRPDGTLGLIDFDLASPGARIYDVAYAAWTWVPIFADRDSITLGWKHPDRPRRLRLFADAYGLIPRDRHRLIRTIRKRIVDHVEGIRRMAAAGEPAFVRIVHKGHLRRPMRDLRLLDYERHALENALR; from the coding sequence GTGACCACTGACGATCGCGCGTACGCGGGCTGGCGCGACCCCGGCCACCCCTCGCAGCGCCTCGGGAGACCGTACGTGACTTCGCAGGAGATCCCGCTGCACGGCGGCAACGTGAGCACCGTGGTCCGGGTCGGTGACACGGTCCGTCGCAACGCCGGGCCGTGGACCCCGTCCGTGCACGCCCTGCTGCGCCACCTGGAGTACGTCGGGTTCACCGGCGCACCCCGGGCGCTCGGGATGGACGAACGCAACCGGGAGGTGCTGTCGTACCTGGAGGGGGAGTGCGGGGAGTACCCGCTCGCCCCGCACTGGGTGACCGACGAGGCGCTGGTGACCGTCGCCACCATGCTGCGGATGTTCCACGACGCGCAGTACGGGTTCGCCCCGCCGCCGAACGCCGTCTGGCGCTCGTTCGGGCCTCCGCCGCCGGACACCGAGGTGATCTGCCACCACGACGCCGCGCCGCACAACGTGATCTGGCGGCCCGACGGCACGCTCGGGCTGATCGACTTCGACCTCGCCTCGCCCGGCGCCCGGATCTACGACGTGGCGTACGCCGCGTGGACGTGGGTGCCGATCTTCGCGGACCGGGACTCGATCACGCTTGGCTGGAAGCACCCGGACCGGCCGCGCCGGCTACGGCTCTTCGCCGACGCGTACGGGTTGATCCCGCGGGACCGGCACCGGCTGATCCGCACCATCCGCAAGCGGATCGTGGACCACGTCGAGGGCATCCGCCGGATGGCCGCCGCCGGTGAGCCGGCGTTCGTCCGGATCGTGCACAAGGGGCACCTGCGGCGGCCGATGCGTGATCTGCGGCTGCTCGACTACGAGCGGCACGCGCTGGAGAACGCCCTCCGCTGA
- a CDS encoding MarR family winged helix-turn-helix transcriptional regulator has product MDEHLPEPIRAVEHELTALLRRGRAVSWEIAREVHPNLEPNTYGLLLWLRRSGSIRLTELAARLGVGKGTLSRQINGLEALGLVHRDPDPSDRRAAQISLTEEGQRRFDVARSARLGEFLRALDDWPSRDVEEFARLLGRFNDSWR; this is encoded by the coding sequence GTGGACGAGCACCTGCCGGAGCCGATCCGGGCCGTCGAGCACGAGCTGACCGCCTTGCTGCGCCGGGGACGGGCGGTTTCCTGGGAAATCGCCCGAGAGGTGCACCCGAACCTCGAACCGAACACGTACGGGCTGCTGCTCTGGCTGCGGCGCAGCGGATCGATCCGGTTGACCGAGCTGGCGGCGCGGCTCGGTGTGGGCAAGGGGACGCTGAGCCGGCAGATCAACGGGCTGGAGGCCCTCGGTCTGGTGCACCGCGACCCCGATCCGAGTGATCGGCGGGCGGCCCAGATCAGCCTCACCGAGGAGGGCCAGCGCCGGTTCGACGTCGCCCGGTCCGCCCGCCTGGGCGAGTTCCTCCGCGCGCTCGACGACTGGCCGTCGCGGGACGTCGAGGAGTTCGCCCGGCTGCTCGGCCGGTTCAACGATTCCTGGAGATGA
- a CDS encoding P-II family nitrogen regulator, with protein MKLVTAVIKPYQLDAVKEALHALGVAGLTVSEVQGYGRQKGHTEVYRGAEYTVEFLPKIRVEVLTDEIDVEKIVDAIVGAARTGKIGDGKVWVTGVEEVVRVRTGERGLDAL; from the coding sequence ATGAAGCTGGTGACCGCGGTCATCAAGCCGTACCAGCTGGACGCGGTGAAGGAGGCTCTGCACGCCCTGGGCGTCGCCGGGCTGACCGTCAGCGAGGTCCAGGGGTACGGACGGCAGAAGGGGCACACCGAGGTCTACCGGGGTGCCGAGTACACGGTCGAGTTCCTGCCCAAGATCCGGGTCGAGGTGCTCACCGACGAGATCGACGTGGAAAAGATCGTGGACGCCATCGTCGGCGCCGCCCGTACGGGCAAGATCGGCGACGGCAAGGTGTGGGTCACAGGTGTCGAGGAGGTCGTCCGGGTGCGTACCGGCGAGCGCGGCCTCGACGCCCTCTGA
- a CDS encoding [protein-PII] uridylyltransferase produces the protein MTSLIKKDASGHAGDGDANFLINEVVGVPGGIGEAARRARAAAYDDFLRGLLPARDGVALMAVGGLGRRQCAPYGDLDLVLLHAGVPGTDDLAASVWYPIWDAGLRLDHSVRTVSEALSVAQDDVKVALGLLDARLVVGDQGLADALIRTAADHWRRTAVRQLPGLREVTVARWQAHGELAFLLEGDLKEAAGGLRDVGLLRAISAAGITDALRPAVRAAHLRLLDTRDALHQQVGRRVDRLVAQERAGVAALLGVEDGDALLRRVAGDARTVSHALDDAFRAADRLRSGRSRGGNGAPVRRPVARDVVEHDGELVLARTAIGARPDPSLSLRVAAAAATTRLPIARATCEWLAAYCPPLPAPWPAEARAALTTLLGAGPGLVPAWETCDRYGLVDGWLPEWTRLRSLPQHNPVHRYTLDRHLVQAAHEASRHTREVDRPDLLLLGALLHDIGKGLPGDHSTVGVPLAETVATRVGLPAPEVELIGTLVRLHLLLPDVATRRDLADPVTIASVAEAVGDTGTLDLLHALVRADAAATGPAAWSDWKGRLVAELVARVRTALDTGVLPEPPAPDPALLAGPLPVVHLTGDRVAVAAADRRGLLATVAGCLALHRLEVLSADASVVDGRALVECRVQPRYGLPADPVPLRADLRRAVAGDVSVTQRLRGRALAARGSGAAPRVVWHREAATDAVLLELRAADAAGLLYRVACALDEAGALVRAARISTLGADVVDAFYLVGGWPDDATRERLEAAVLAAV, from the coding sequence ATGACCTCGTTGATCAAGAAGGACGCGTCAGGGCACGCCGGTGACGGCGACGCGAACTTCTTGATCAACGAGGTCGTCGGCGTACCCGGGGGGATCGGGGAGGCCGCCCGGCGGGCGCGGGCGGCCGCGTACGACGATTTTCTGCGCGGGTTGCTGCCGGCACGCGACGGGGTCGCGCTGATGGCCGTCGGGGGGTTGGGGCGGCGGCAGTGCGCCCCCTACGGCGACCTCGACCTGGTACTGCTGCACGCCGGGGTGCCCGGCACGGACGACCTGGCGGCCTCGGTCTGGTATCCGATCTGGGACGCCGGCCTGCGCCTGGACCACTCGGTGCGGACCGTCTCCGAGGCTCTGTCGGTGGCCCAGGACGACGTCAAGGTCGCACTCGGACTGCTCGACGCCCGCCTGGTGGTCGGCGACCAGGGACTCGCCGACGCCCTGATCCGCACCGCCGCCGATCACTGGCGGCGTACCGCCGTCCGCCAACTGCCGGGCCTGCGGGAGGTCACCGTCGCCCGCTGGCAGGCGCACGGCGAGCTGGCCTTCCTCCTCGAAGGTGACCTGAAGGAGGCCGCCGGCGGGCTGCGCGACGTGGGACTGCTGCGCGCGATCTCCGCAGCCGGGATCACCGACGCGCTGCGCCCCGCCGTCCGCGCCGCCCACCTGCGCCTGCTGGACACCCGCGACGCCCTGCACCAGCAGGTCGGTCGCCGGGTCGACCGGCTTGTCGCCCAGGAACGCGCGGGTGTCGCCGCGCTGCTCGGCGTGGAGGACGGCGACGCCCTCCTCCGTCGGGTGGCCGGGGACGCGCGCACGGTCAGCCACGCCCTCGACGACGCCTTCCGCGCCGCCGACCGGCTGCGCTCGGGCCGCTCCCGGGGCGGGAACGGTGCTCCCGTGCGCCGGCCCGTGGCCCGGGACGTGGTCGAGCACGACGGGGAGCTGGTGCTGGCCCGGACGGCGATCGGCGCGCGCCCCGACCCGAGCCTGTCGCTGCGGGTGGCCGCCGCGGCGGCCACGACCCGGCTGCCGATCGCGCGGGCCACCTGCGAGTGGCTGGCGGCGTACTGCCCCCCGCTGCCCGCGCCCTGGCCGGCCGAGGCCCGGGCCGCGCTGACCACGCTGCTGGGCGCCGGTCCCGGCCTGGTGCCGGCCTGGGAGACCTGCGACAGGTACGGGCTGGTGGACGGCTGGCTGCCCGAGTGGACCAGGCTGCGCAGCCTGCCCCAGCACAACCCGGTGCACCGCTACACCCTGGACCGGCATCTGGTGCAGGCCGCCCACGAGGCCAGCCGGCACACCCGCGAGGTGGACCGCCCCGACCTGCTGCTGCTCGGCGCTCTGCTGCACGACATCGGCAAGGGCCTGCCCGGTGACCACAGCACCGTCGGGGTGCCGCTCGCCGAGACGGTGGCCACCCGGGTCGGGCTGCCCGCCCCGGAGGTCGAGCTGATCGGCACGCTGGTCCGGCTGCACCTGCTCCTGCCCGACGTGGCCACCCGCCGGGACCTCGCCGACCCGGTCACCATCGCGTCGGTCGCCGAGGCGGTGGGGGACACCGGCACCCTCGACCTGCTGCACGCGCTCGTCCGCGCGGACGCCGCAGCCACCGGGCCGGCCGCCTGGTCGGACTGGAAGGGCCGGCTGGTCGCCGAACTGGTAGCCCGCGTCCGTACCGCCCTGGACACCGGCGTGCTGCCCGAGCCACCCGCTCCGGATCCGGCGCTGCTGGCCGGGCCGTTGCCTGTCGTCCACCTCACCGGGGACCGGGTGGCGGTGGCCGCCGCCGACCGGCGGGGCCTGCTCGCCACGGTGGCCGGCTGCCTGGCCCTGCACCGCCTGGAAGTGCTCTCCGCGGACGCCTCGGTGGTCGACGGCCGGGCCCTGGTCGAGTGCCGCGTGCAACCCCGCTACGGCCTGCCGGCCGATCCGGTCCCGCTGCGCGCCGACCTCCGTCGCGCGGTCGCCGGCGACGTGTCCGTCACCCAGCGGCTACGCGGTCGCGCGCTCGCCGCCCGGGGCAGCGGCGCCGCCCCCCGGGTCGTCTGGCACCGCGAGGCCGCCACCGACGCCGTGCTTCTCGAACTCCGCGCGGCCGACGCCGCCGGGCTGCTCTACCGGGTCGCCTGCGCGCTCGACGAGGCGGGTGCCCTGGTCCGCGCGGCGCGCATCTCCACCCTCGGCGCCGACGTGGTCGACGCCTTCTACCTGGTGGGTGGCTGGCCGGACGACGCCACCCGGGAACGCCTGGAGGCCGCCGTCCTCGCCGCCGTCTGA